In Candida dubliniensis CD36 chromosome 6, complete sequence, the following are encoded in one genomic region:
- a CDS encoding GPI-anchored protein, putative (Similar to S. cerevisiae SPI1;~Similar to C. albicans PGA48), which yields MFYFILLSVVAASNTTTWSLVTDYTTYCPESTEITVNDEVVTITGPTTLTLTGECTLDYVATVEAVPSSVANVSVIESNGAKRLGMGCAAVAGVLVALI from the coding sequence ATGTTTTACTTTATTTTGCTTAgtgttgttgctgcttcTAATACCACCACCTGGTCTTTGGTTACCGATTATACAACATACTGTCCTGAATCCACAGAAATTACTGTTAATGACGAGGTAGTTACGATAACGGGTCCTACAACCTTAACGCTAACTGGCGAGTGTACGCTTGATTATGTTGCTACGGTAGAGGCCGTGCCTTCGTCGGTTGCGAATGTTAGTGTTATAGAGTCGAATGGTGCTAAACGATTAGGGATGGGTTgtgctgctgttgctggTGTTCTCGTTGCATTGATTTAG
- a CDS encoding conserved hypothetical protein (possibly fungal-conserved): MPTAAGLLLSSVFGASARLLQTAMSGSPSKLSSKIIGYSTFMGFSTAIYLLVIDPTIQNTNSLFERRLTLLREQREKRAEFYDFEPATKQHPYKRGAFTQLLDKFGAKY; encoded by the coding sequence ATGCCTACTGCTGctggattattattaagtTCTGTCTTTGGCGCATCTGCCAGACTCCTCCAAACCGCCATGAGTGGCAGCCCATCCAAACTATCCTCCAAAATTATTGGCTACTCCACATTCATGGGCTTTTCCACCGCCATCTACCTCCTTGTCATCGACCCAACTATCCAAAACACAAACCTGCTTTTCGAACGAAGATTGACCTTGTTGCGTGaacaaagagaaaagaGAGCTGAATTCTACGACTTTGAACCTGCTACAAAACAACATCCATATAAAAGAGGTGCATTCACTCAACTTCTTGATAAATTCGGTGCTAAATACTAA
- a CDS encoding conserved hypothetical protein (possibly Candida-specific) — MDELFDANATILQLLPSTLPGLIEKPSIERSFNHDKAAVLTMLLGSKFTNALDLALSSQISGDLSNLTFTQAGLQLPTHTDMTNWYCNCIEYQSCYTSNMDITTIAGTSWIHQILGTHVLSPIPICSHILAILIIKYNPQLDLSSCVGQT, encoded by the coding sequence ATGGACGAATTGTTTGACGCCAACGCAACGATCTTGCAATTACTACCAAGCACCCTCCCCGGCTTGATTGAAAAGCCTAGCATTGAGCGATCCTTTAATCACGACAAGGCAGCTGTCTTAACCATGCTATTGGGATCGAAATTCACCAACGCGCTAGATCTCGCCCTAAGTCTGCAAATATCAGGCGACCTATCAAACCTAACTTTCACCCAAGCTGGCCTACAGTTGCCTACACATACAGATATGACAAACTGGTACTGTAATTGCATCGAATACCAATCATGCTACACTTCCAACATGGACATAACCACCATAGCCGGTACCTCCTGGATCCACCAGATTTTGGGCACTCACGTGTTATCTCCGATTCCCATATGTAGTCATATACTAGCtatattaataatcaaatacaACCCGCAGCTCGACCTATCGTCGTGTGTGGGTCAAACTTGA
- a CDS encoding regulator of Ty1 transposition, putative (Similar to S. cerevisiae RTT106) has protein sequence MDSAWVRELPTELQNEIKAVVEKDGASFIVFEKLYEHLSGSTKKRKLSSEIASEMIIFEINEISFYSPVRKRMNLTLHLVEEGGNPSPALSIVNPSTNVPEMTFTELDQTVKLCLLLPILGNTTNTQKKAICYLCFWMHDGTDPIICQMNLDAVKKSMIKSGKLPADIESKFVTARGSLPLNPIQERIIDYFKRQFKLCGIEMMNYLPCVSIFRNTFSLNNDNAIAMNTDGASEPTLVMVNCHKGAKEGVLILLQANKTNPAYFIFGFKKPILVYEASQVLHTSYSNITRQTFSLNMTVLNKKREERELEFGMIDEKFYRVIDEFIKMQYIQDSTFKGESDDSVEIVHEHNGNVEDDDEEEDDDFESGEEESDVEEEYNSDLNEESPREN, from the coding sequence atggATTCAGCATGGGTTCGGGAGTTGCCTACCGAGTTGCAGAATGAAATCAAGGCTGTTGTGGAGAAGGATGGGGCTAGTTTTATTGTGTTTGAAAAGTTGTATGAGCATTTGAGTGGGAGTACgaagaaaaggaaattgAGTAGCGAAATTGCCCTGgaaatgataatttttgaaatcaacGAGATATCGTTTTATTCGCCAGTGAGGAAGAGAATGAATTTGACGCTTCATTTGGTAGAGGAAGGTGGGAATCCCAGTCCCGCGCTTTCAATTGTCAATCCATCGACCAATGTTCCGGAAATGACATTTACGGAACTAGACCAAACCGTCAAgctttgtttgttgttgccgATACTTGGGAACACCACCAACACCCAGAAGAAGGCGATTTGTTATTTGTGTTTTTGGATGCATGACGGTACCGACCCGATAATTTGTCAGATGAATTTGGATGCAGTGAAGAAGCTGATGATCAAGAGTGGCAAGTTGCCTGCCGACATTGAGTCAAAGTTTGTTACAGCAAGGGGCTCTCTCCCTTTAAATCCCATCCAAGAACGGATCATTGATTACTTTAAACGCCAATTCAAGCTTTGTGGGATtgaaatgatgaattacTTGCCGTGTGTGTCGATTTTTAGGAACACGTTTAGTTTGAATAACGATAATGCGATTGCGATGAATACTGATGGTGCGTCTGAGCCTACGTTGGTTATGGTGAATTGCCACAAGGGAGCCAAAGAAGGGGTGTTGATTCTTTTACAAGCGAATAAGACGAACCCAGCATACTTTATATTTGGGTTTAAGAAACCGATATTGGTGTATGAGGCGAGTCAAGTGTTGCACACCAGCTATAGCAATATCACACGCCAAACATTCAGTTTGAATATGACGGTCTTGAATAAGAAGCGGGAAGAAAGAGAGTTGGAGTTTGGCATGATAGATGAAAAGTTCTACAGggttattgatgaatttataAAGATGCAGTATATTCAAGATAGCACGTTTAAGGGGGAGAGTGATGATCTGGTCGAAATTGTACACGAACACAATGGGAATGTCgaggatgatgatgaggaagaagatgatgattttgagTCGGGGGAAGAGGAGAGTGATGTTGAGGAGGAGTATAATAGTGATTTAAATGAGGAAAGTCCGCGGGAAAATTAG
- a CDS encoding ubiquitin carboxyl-terminal hydrolase, putative (Similar to S. cerevisiae UBP3;~In S. cerevisiae: ubiquitin-specific protease that interacts with Bre5p to co-regulate anterograde and retrograde transport between endoplasmic reticulum and Golgi compartments; inhibitor of gene silencing; cleaves ubiquitin fusions but not polyubiquitin), with the protein MTSSSSNSGSSRFRGDAASFSPSQYPNYQQQFHPQQYMAQQIPAQQQFYYQFPQTYPVMMNQMYPVFPYPPDPFFQQQQQQYMMQQQYIYHQPPKPPKPTKPLKVPPKEKPDPPKFPLYINTTKSEFLQRFSITQEARSIDELQKANTLPHENGLTITTNTFQVIDSNDHNTTLIKEQPEEPAKAPAPPVPTTNWASFLQSTAPPPPKKVAKPKPPTTHTTPVQPPAAKFDINTESAQPLGVLLLKIMFDTNYSVFTTLPTFDIKPRGLTNTGNICYMNSILQILIHCDPFSRLLKLIETKSIGSLGPSSTPLLDATIAFFNQFQDTSKGAVSAEPFYTHLTKLDKFSHLKWGQQEDAEEFLGYYLDALNEEFLAAIKQLNTPQVDSLIQAYAQDHDAEAVATFKFNVKSTIKRIKNDTDQDTDGEWSQVNKKKNSSTTKIEIDPTPLNMIFGGEFKSVVTIPKQSSSFQKSITLDPFQHVQLDISSVDTIEDAFKHLNESEIISYTNNNKEIQVKKQTFIEKFPNVLIIHLKRFSYLKDHEIGVEKLRKKVDYNHDLIIPKEVMAKDTGVPIRYQLVSVVYHHGSSADAGHYTSDIYNVGQWWRIDDTAVKQINNEEVLNAGTEENIKNAYILLYRRI; encoded by the coding sequence ATGACCTCCTCCTCATCAAACTCAGGCTCTCTGCGCTTTCGTGGAGACGCAGCTAGCTTTTCACCTAGCCAGTACCCAAACTACCAACAACAGTTCCACCCACAACAGTACATGGCCCAGCAGATCCCGGCCCAACAACAGTTCTACTACCAGTTCCCACAAACATACCCGGTAATGATGAATCAGATGTACCCAGTGTTTCCTTACCCCCCAGACCCATTTTtccaacaacagcagcaacagtACATGATGCAGCAACAGTACATCTACCACCAACCACCAAAACCACCAAAACCTACCAAACCACTAAAGGTGccaccaaaagaaaaaccgGACCCGCCCAAATTCCCCTTGTACATTAATACAACCAAATCCGAATTCCTCCAACGATTCAGCATAACCCAGGAGGCACGGTCAATAGACGAGCTCCAAAAAGCCAATACATTACCCCACGAAAACGGACTAACtatcaccaccaacacCTTCCAAGTAATAGACTCTAACGACCACAACACCACCCTCATAAAAGAACAACCAGAAGAGCCGGCCAAAGCCCCAGCTCCGCCCGTGCCAACCACCAACTGGGCCTCTTTCCTTCAGTCGACAGCACCCCCACCACCAAAGAAAGTtgcaaaaccaaaaccaccCACCACCCACACGACCCCCGTCCAACCACCAGCCGCCAAATTCGACATCAATACCGAATCTGCACAACCGTTGGGGGTGTTGTTGCTCAAAATCATGTTTGACACCAACTACTCGGTCTTTACCACCTTGCCCACATTCGATATAAAACCAAGAGGCTTGACTAATACCGGCAACATCTGCTACATGAACTCGATATTACAAATCTTGATCCACTGTGACCCATTCAGCCGGTTGCTCAAACTTAtagaaacaaaatcaatagGAAGCTTGGGCCCATCGTCGACACCATTACTAGATGCAACGATAGCCTTCTTCAACCAGTTCCAGGACACCTCCAAGGGGGCAGTATCTGCCGAACCTTTCTACACCCACTTGACTAAACTCGACAAATTTTCCCACTTGAAATGGGGACAGCAAGAAGACGCAGAAGAGTTTTTGGGGTACTACCTTGATGCACTTAATGAAGAGTTTTTGGCTGCCATCAAACAGTTGAACACCCCGCAAGTCGATTCCTTGATACAGGCTTACGCCCAAGATCACGACGCCGAGGCTGTCGCCacattcaaattcaatgtCAAATCCACCATCAAGAGAATCAAAAACGACACCGACCAGGACACCGACGGCGAATGGAGTCAGgtcaacaagaaaaagaatagctccaccaccaaaatagAAATCGACCCTACCCCACTTAATATGATCTTTGGCGGCGAGTTCAAGTCCGTTGTCACCATACCCAAACAATCTTCGTCATtccaaaaatcaataaccCTAGACCCGTTCCAGCACGTGCAGTTGGACATATCGTCTGTCGACACCATCGAAGACGCATTCAAGCATCTAAACGAATCAGAAATCATAAGCTacacaaacaacaacaaggaAATCCAAGTGAAAAAGCAaacatttattgaaaaatttccGAACGTATTGATAATACACCTAAAACGGTTCAGCTACTTGAAGGACCACGAAATCGGCGTCGAAAAGTTGAGAAAAAAAGTAGACTACAATCACGACCTAATAATACCGAAAGAAGTCATGGCAAAGGATACCGGCGTGCCAATAAGATACCAATTGGTCTCGGTGGTGTACCACCACGGAAGCAGTGCAGATGCCGGGCATTACACCAGCGACATATACAACGTCGGCCAATGGTGGAGAATAGACGATACCGCCgtcaaacaaataaacaacGAAGAGGTGTTGAACGCTGGAACAGAGgaaaatataaagaatGCGTATATATTATTGTATAGGAGAATCTAA
- a CDS encoding Tcd3 retrotransposon gag protein, putative (gypsy-like/Tcd3 retrotransposon gag protein, putative;~transposable element;~Tcd21-like Gag & PR ORFs + duplicated fragment (subtelomeric)), giving the protein MSQTNKSGPKSPSPSSSDTSTAATTDTSTNATNLAFQASVEASVNKQLQAFQEQMMEMFNQFASRYEQQTAQGINQTREQEARDFQKFNSAGMKLESHVQEVEQETHELEKEVGAFEEAYNKRVRFEDERFQQASNVMAQAQDKESDLQEQIIALRDQMAELSSNQSATSANVPKPVFVTTDDIAIQIKRIFPSADLTNTDWEQTTNKFPTFMEAYVIDSSDDDTMVTKIHQIQNYFHGNKLNKSAWPYAAQPYLRGDLANGYRYAQLNPLNANFQWIDILNVIRESRNWDIYNIQSTVKYQLYVPQPGQRVTEYVQQFRNLASSTTSFKNQFYDVKATLLGHLSKYFQSDIIRHNLTTINNAQTFFTTVNSIFIGVHFPATSSSDNSVAQIETNTDGNMDVNYLNKFSKKPGNYRYNNNSNFKGKQQYQGNFTPNGYKSNSNNYNKSNKDYQGYKRDNNSRRFKKIYEVILSENESDTSDIDANLSELSSPAENNNDVNEIAELDIDDFDFIAKHRLCIYFRYGSFKS; this is encoded by the coding sequence atgagtcaaacaaataaatctGGACCAAAGAGTCCATCTCCATCTTCTTCTGACACGTCCACTGCAGCTACTACCGATACCTCGACTAATGCTACTAATTTGGCCTTTCAAGCAAGTGTGGAAGCGAGTGTCAACAAACAGTTACAGGCCTTCCAAGAACAGATGATGGAAAtgttcaatcaatttgCTAGTCGATATGAACAGCAAACAGCACAGGGTATCAATCAAACCCGTGAACAGGAAGCTCGTgactttcaaaaatttaattctGCTGGCATGAAGTTGGAATCTCATGTCCAGGAGGTTGAACAAGAAACTCACGAATTGGAAAAGGAAGTCGGAGCTTTTGAAGAAGCTTATAACAAGCGTGTCCGTTTTGAAGACGAACGTTTTCAACAGGCTTCTAATGTTATGGCTCAAGCTCAGGACAAGGAATCGGACCTTCAAGAGCAGATTATTGCTTTAAGGGACCAAATGGCTGAGTTAAGTTCTAATCAACTGGCTACTCTGGCCAATGTTCCTAAACCAGTTTTCGTTACTACTGATGACATTGCCATACAGATTAAACGTATTTTTCCACTGGCTGATTTGACTAATACTGATTGGGAACAAACCACCAACAAATTTCCAACCTTTATGGAAGCCTATGTTATTGATTCATCCGATGATGACACTATGGTTACTAAAATCCACCagattcaaaattatttccatggtaataaattaaataagtCAGCTTGGCCTTATGCTGCACAGCCTTATTTGCGGGGTGACTTAGCTAACGGTTATCGCTATGCCCAGTTGAATCCTCTCAATGCTAATTTCCAATGGATCGACATTTTGAATGTAATTAGGGAAAGTCGTAATTGGGATATTTACAATATCCAAAGCACTGTTAAATACCAATTGTATGTTCCACAACCTGGTCAACGTGTTACCGAGTACGTCCAACAATTTAGAAATCTTGCCAGTAGTACAACAAGCTTTAAGAACCAATTTTATGATGTCAAAGCTACCTTGTTAGGTCACTTATCCAAATATTTCCAGTCTGATATCATCCGTCACAACTTAACCACTATCAACAACGCCCAAACCTTTTTCACCACCGTTAACCTGATCTTTATTGGTGTTCATTTTCCAGCtacatcatcatctgaCAATTCTGTGGCCCAAATTGAAACCAACACAGACGGAAATATGGATGTGAATTACCttaacaaattttcaaagaaACCCGGTAACTATAGGTACAACAATAACTCAAACTTTAAAGGAAAACAACAGTATCAGGGAAATTTCACACCCAACGGATATAAGTCGAATAGCAACAATTATAATAAGAGCAACAAGGATTATCAGGGTTACAAACgtgataataatagtcgtcgtttcaaaaaaatttatgaAGTAATCCTTTCTGAGAATGAATCCGACACGTCTGACATTGATGCTAATCTTTCTGAGCTTTCTTCTCCAGCtgaaaacaacaatgacGTCAATGAGATTGCTGAGCTCGACATcgatgattttgatttcattgCGAAGCATCGCTTATGTATTTATTTTAGATATGGGTCGTTCAAATCTTAA
- a CDS encoding Tcd3 polyprotein, pseudogene, putative (transposable element), with protein sequence MNPTRSTLMLIFSSFLLQSKTTMTSMRLSSSTSMILISLRSIAYVFILDMGRSNLKIILDTGAANNFAPVSIGTYYRDAKIFQLKNIIRVKTADGTIHEITQGCKIMLPPPFRTTYLANEFGWKEGQLSQSSLLQDLDDDVQVRLAELDGVNTNVEKHNDLRVRRMAYINSMRQPFQKSASFMKGDWVLLFSITVHLPGRPFSIIPQSGYSCQQN encoded by the coding sequence ATGAATCCGACACGTCTGACATTGATGCTAATCTTTCTGAGCTTTCTTCTCCAGCtgaaaacaacaatgacGTCAATGAGATTGCTGAGCTCGACATcgatgattttgatttcattgCGAAGCATCGCTTATGTATTTATTTTAGATATGGGTCGTTCAAATCTTAAGATAATCCTAGACACTGGAGCCGCAAATAATTTTGCACCAGTATCTATTGGTACATATTATAGGGATGCCAAAATTTTCCAACTCAAGAATATTATTCGAGTAAAAACAGCTGACGGAACTATTCATGAAATTACCCAAGGATGCAAAATAATGTTACCACCACCTTTTCGCACCACTTATTTAGCCAATGAATTTGGATGGAAAGAGGGACAGTTATCACAATCTTCATTGTTGCAGGACCTCGATGATGACGTACAAGTTCGACTTGCTGAATTGGACGGTGTAAATACAAACGTTGAAAAACATAATGATCTTAGGGTTCGTCGAATGGCTTATATTAATCTGATGCGACAACCGTTCCAAAAACTGGCTTCATTTATGAAAGGCGATTGGGTTCTTCTTTTCTCAATTACAGTCCATCTTCCTGGACGTCCCTTTTCCATCATCCCCCAATCTGGATATTCCTGTCAACAGAATTGA
- the ARD1 gene encoding D-arabinitol 2-dehydrogenase [ribulose-forming], putative (D-arabitol is a marker for active Candida infection in humans;~Similar to S. cerevisiae SPS19 (peroxisomal 2,4-dienoyl-CoA reductase)), whose amino-acid sequence MESAYWSYENIVPSFRLDGKLVILTGGSGGLAAVVSRALLAKGADIALVDMNLERTQQAARDVLQWGEEQMKGKYESPIGQVSAWSCNIGDAEAVDMTFKAINEHHGKISSVLVNTAGYAENFPAEEYPAKNAENLMKVNGLGSFYVSQAFARPLIQNNMTGSIILIGSMSGTIVNDPQPQCMYNMSKAGVIHLARSLACEWAKYNIRVNTLSPGYILTPLTRNVISGHTEMKAEWESKIPMKRMAEPKEFVGSILYLASESASSYTTGHNLVVDGGYECW is encoded by the coding sequence ATGGAATCCGCATACTGGTCATACGAAAATATAGTCCCAAGCTTCCGCTTGGATGGAAAGTTAGTCATATTAACTGGTGGCTCTGGTGGTTTAGCTGCTGTTGTATCGAGAGCCTTGTTAGCCAAAGGTGCTGATATTGCGTTGGTCGATATGAACTTGGAGAGAACACAACAAGCTGCAAGAGACGTTTTACAATGGGGGGAAGAACAAATGAAAGGGAAATATGAGTCACCTATCGGGCAAGTGAGTGCCTGGTCATGTAATATTGGTGATGCTGAGGCCGTGGACATGACATTCAAAGCCATTAATGAACACCACGGCAAGATCTCGAGTGTTTTGGTTAATACTGCTGGATACGCTGAGAATTTCCCAGCTGAAGAGTACCCTGCCAAGAATGCTGAAAATCTTATGAAAGTCAATGGGTTGGGTTCATTCTACGTTTCACAAGCGTTTGCTAGACCATTAATTCAAAACAACATGACGGGGTCAATCATTTTAATTGGGTCGATGTCGGGAACGATTGTGAACGACCCACAGCCACAATGTATGTACAACATGTCGAAAGCCGGTGTCATTCATTTGGCTAGGAGTTTGGCCTGTGAATGGGCCAAGTACAATATCAGAGTCAACACGTTGTCGCCAGGGTACATTTTAACGCCATTGACGAGAAACGTTATTAGTGGCCACACTGAGATGAAAGCAGAGTGGGAGTCCAAGATCCCTATGAAGAGAATGGCTGAGCCAAAAGAGTTTGTTGGATCGATCTTGTACTTGGCATCGGAGTCTGCTTCGTCATACACTACTGGTCATAACTTGGTTGTAGATGGAGGTTACGAATGTTGGTAG
- a CDS encoding N-acetyltransferase, putative (Similar to S. cerevisiae HPA3;~In S. cerevisiae: D-Amino acid N-acetyltransferase, catalyzes N-acetylation of D-amino acids through ordered bi-bi mechanism in which acetyl-CoA is first substrate bound and CoA is last product liberated; similar to Hpa2p, acetylates histones weakly in vitro), translating into MAHLGPPWPTSFFFIYPPPMSFTIRPIEEKDKPEWLHLWTSYIEFYNSLDKITPEISSTTFARFLDADEPVYSVVAVDSTSKIIGFANYLTHRNTWTIEDALYLNDLFVSSENRLHGVGRKLIEYIYTEADRLNCKKCYWSTQFENHRAQLLYTKVGVKSGFLLYRRP; encoded by the coding sequence ATGGCCCACCTTGGCCCACCTTGGCCCacctcttttttttttatctaCCCACCACCAATGTCATTCACAATCAGAcctattgaagaaaaagataaacCAGAATGGTTGCACCTCTGGACTAGCTACATCGAGTTCTACAATTCACTCGACAAAATCACTCCTGAAATCTCCAGCACTACCTTTGCTAGATTTCTTGATGCCGACGAGCCAGTATACTCTGTGGTAGCCGTCGACTCTACCAGCAAGATCATTGGGTTTGCTAATTACTTGACCCACAGAAACACTTGGACAATCGAAGATGCACTTTACCTCAACGACTTGTTTGTCAGCTCCGAAAACAGATTACATGGCGTGGGAAGAAAGTTGATTGAGTACATCTACACAGAAGCCGATAGATTAAACTGTAAGAAATGCTACTGGAGCACCCAATTTGAAAACCACCGTGCCCAATTGTTGTATACCAAAGTAGGCGTCAAAAGTGggtttttattatatagAAGACCCTGA